Proteins from one Mycobacterium adipatum genomic window:
- a CDS encoding F0F1 ATP synthase subunit gamma, producing MAATLRELRGRIKSASSIKKITKAQELIATSRIAKAQARVDAARPYSTEITNMLTELASASALDHPLLVPRENPKRAAVLVVSSDRGLCGGYNANVLRRAEELFSLLREEGKSPVLYVIGRKALGYYSFRQRDVVESWTGFSERPTYENAKEIADTLVTAFMSGADDDGDDGGADGILGVDEIHIVSTEFRSMLSQTAAALRIAPMVVEYVGDEQPEDGPRTLFSFEPNAETLFDALLPRYIATRVYAALLEAAASESASRRRAMKSATDNADDLIKALTLAANRERQAQITQEISEIVGGANALADAK from the coding sequence ATGGCAGCCACACTGCGCGAGCTACGCGGTCGTATCAAATCCGCTTCGTCGATCAAGAAGATCACGAAGGCCCAGGAGTTGATCGCCACGTCGCGAATCGCCAAGGCGCAGGCCCGGGTCGATGCGGCCCGGCCGTACAGCACCGAGATCACCAACATGCTCACCGAGCTGGCCAGTGCCAGCGCGCTGGATCACCCGTTGCTCGTCCCTCGGGAGAACCCCAAGCGGGCCGCCGTGCTGGTGGTGTCCTCGGATCGCGGGCTGTGCGGTGGCTACAACGCCAACGTACTGCGCCGCGCGGAGGAACTCTTCTCGTTGCTGCGTGAAGAGGGCAAGTCGCCAGTGCTCTACGTCATCGGCCGGAAGGCATTGGGCTACTACAGCTTCCGCCAGCGCGATGTCGTGGAGTCGTGGACCGGCTTTTCCGAGCGTCCCACCTACGAGAACGCCAAGGAGATCGCCGACACGTTGGTGACAGCCTTCATGTCCGGCGCCGACGACGACGGTGACGATGGCGGTGCCGACGGCATCCTGGGCGTCGACGAGATCCACATCGTGTCGACGGAGTTCCGGTCGATGCTGTCGCAGACCGCGGCGGCGTTGCGGATTGCCCCGATGGTCGTCGAGTACGTGGGCGACGAGCAGCCCGAGGACGGACCGCGCACGCTGTTCTCCTTCGAGCCGAACGCCGAGACACTGTTCGACGCGCTGCTGCCGCGCTACATCGCCACCCGCGTGTACGCCGCATTGCTGGAGGCGGCCGCCTCGGAGTCGGCTTCGCGCCGGCGTGCGATGAAGTCGGCCACCGACAACGCCGACGATCTGATCAAGGCACTCACGTTGGCGGCCAACCGCGAGCGCCAGGCGCAGATCACCCAGGAAATCAGCGAGATCGTCGGTGGCGCCAACGCGCTGGCCGACGCCAAGTAA
- the atpD gene encoding F0F1 ATP synthase subunit beta has product MTAVAEKTTTGRVVRITGPVVDVEFPRGAVPQLLNALHAEITYGALAKTLTLEVAQHLGDNLVRCISMQPTDGLVRGQDVTDTGASISVPVGDGVKGHVFNALGDCLDEPGYGKEFEHWSIHRKPPAFADLEPRTEMLETGLKVVDLLTPYVRGGKIALFGGAGVGKTVLIQEMINRIARNFGGTSVFAGVGERTREGNDLWVELADANVLKDTALVFGQMDEPPGTRMRVALSALTMAEFFRDEQGQDVLLFIDNIFRFTQAGSEVSTLLGRMPSAVGYQPTLADEMGELQERITSTRGRSITSMQAVYVPADDYTDPAPATTFAHLDATTELSRAVFSKGIFPAVDPLASSSTILHPSVVGDEHYRVAQEVIRILQRYKDLQDIIAILGIDELSEEDKVLVYRARKIERFLSQNMMAAEQFTGQPGSTVPLKETIEAFDKLAKGEFDHLPEQAFFLIGGLDDLAKKAETLGAKL; this is encoded by the coding sequence ATGACTGCTGTCGCAGAAAAGACCACGACGGGTCGCGTTGTTCGTATCACGGGCCCCGTGGTCGACGTCGAGTTCCCGCGTGGCGCCGTGCCCCAACTGCTCAATGCCCTGCACGCCGAGATCACCTACGGCGCGCTGGCCAAGACGCTGACCCTGGAGGTCGCCCAGCACCTCGGCGACAATCTGGTCCGCTGCATCTCCATGCAGCCCACCGACGGCTTGGTCCGTGGCCAGGACGTCACCGACACCGGTGCCTCGATCTCGGTGCCCGTCGGCGACGGCGTCAAGGGCCACGTCTTCAACGCCCTCGGTGACTGCCTCGACGAGCCCGGCTACGGCAAGGAATTCGAGCACTGGTCCATCCACCGCAAGCCGCCGGCCTTCGCCGATCTGGAACCCCGCACCGAGATGCTGGAGACCGGTCTGAAGGTCGTCGACCTGCTCACGCCGTACGTGCGTGGCGGCAAGATCGCCCTGTTCGGCGGCGCCGGCGTCGGTAAGACCGTGCTGATCCAGGAGATGATCAACCGCATCGCCCGCAACTTCGGTGGCACCTCGGTGTTCGCCGGTGTGGGGGAGCGCACCCGTGAGGGTAACGACCTGTGGGTCGAGCTCGCCGATGCCAACGTGCTCAAGGACACCGCCTTGGTGTTCGGCCAGATGGACGAGCCGCCGGGCACGCGTATGCGCGTCGCCCTGTCCGCGCTGACCATGGCGGAGTTCTTCCGCGATGAGCAGGGCCAGGACGTGCTGTTGTTCATCGACAACATCTTCCGGTTCACCCAGGCCGGTTCCGAGGTCTCGACCCTGCTGGGTCGTATGCCTTCGGCCGTGGGTTACCAGCCGACGCTGGCCGACGAGATGGGTGAGCTGCAGGAGCGCATCACCTCGACCCGTGGTCGCTCGATCACCTCGATGCAGGCCGTCTACGTGCCCGCCGACGACTACACCGACCCGGCCCCGGCGACGACCTTCGCCCACCTGGATGCCACCACCGAGCTCTCGCGTGCGGTGTTCTCCAAGGGCATCTTCCCCGCGGTGGATCCGCTGGCATCGTCCTCGACGATCCTGCACCCCAGCGTGGTCGGCGACGAGCACTACCGCGTCGCCCAGGAGGTCATCCGAATCCTGCAGCGCTACAAGGACCTCCAGGACATCATCGCCATCCTCGGCATCGACGAGCTGTCCGAAGAGGACAAGGTGCTGGTGTACCGGGCGCGCAAGATCGAGCGCTTCCTGAGCCAGAACATGATGGCGGCCGAGCAGTTCACCGGTCAGCCCGGCTCGACCGTGCCGCTCAAGGAGACCATCGAGGCCTTCGACAAGCTGGCCAAGGGTGAGTTCGACCACCTGCCCGAGCAGGCGTTCTTCCTCATCGGTGGTCTCGATGACCTGGCGAAGAAGGCAGAAACCCTCGGCGCCAAGCTGTGA
- a CDS encoding F0F1 ATP synthase subunit epsilon translates to MAELDVEIVAVERELWSGKATFVFTRTTAGEIGILPRHIPLVAQLVDDAMVRVEREGEDDLRIAVDGGFLSVTENGVSLLVENAQFESEIDVDAAKRDAESEDPATAAWGRARLRAVGQID, encoded by the coding sequence ATGGCTGAACTGGACGTCGAGATCGTCGCCGTCGAGCGTGAGTTGTGGTCCGGCAAGGCCACGTTCGTCTTCACCCGCACCACCGCGGGTGAGATCGGCATCCTGCCACGGCACATCCCGCTGGTGGCCCAGCTGGTCGACGACGCCATGGTGCGGGTCGAGCGTGAGGGTGAGGACGATCTGCGGATCGCCGTCGACGGTGGATTTCTTTCGGTGACCGAGAACGGCGTGAGTCTCCTCGTGGAGAACGCGCAGTTCGAGTCCGAGATCGATGTCGACGCGGCCAAGCGCGACGCCGAGTCCGAGGATCCGGCCACGGCAGCCTGGGGCCGTGCGCGGCTGCGCGCGGTCGGGCAGATCGACTAG
- a CDS encoding DUF2550 domain-containing protein — protein MSASMLFMVALVGVLLLAVVALGYRLWKLRQVGGTAAILRDYPAAGGQGWRHGVLRYRGGEAEFYRLSSARWWPDRRLSRLGLEVVARRSPRGDEFDIMTEEIVILELRDVSPERGRGYEVALDRGALTAFTSWLESRPSPRARRRN, from the coding sequence ATGAGCGCGTCCATGTTGTTCATGGTCGCGCTCGTCGGCGTTTTGCTGTTGGCGGTGGTCGCACTCGGCTACCGGCTGTGGAAATTGCGCCAGGTGGGCGGCACCGCCGCCATCCTGCGTGACTATCCCGCCGCGGGAGGCCAGGGTTGGCGCCACGGCGTGCTGCGCTACCGCGGTGGCGAGGCCGAGTTCTATCGGCTCTCCAGCGCCCGTTGGTGGCCGGACCGCCGGCTGAGCCGGCTTGGTCTCGAGGTCGTCGCGCGGCGTTCTCCGCGTGGCGACGAGTTCGACATCATGACCGAAGAGATCGTCATTCTGGAGCTGCGCGATGTCAGCCCCGAACGGGGGCGCGGCTATGAGGTGGCGCTGGACCGCGGTGCGTTGACAGCCTTCACCTCGTGGTTGGAATCCCGGCCCTCACCGCGGGCGCGGCGGCGGAATTAG
- a CDS encoding cob(I)yrinic acid a,c-diamide adenosyltransferase, which yields MAVHLTRIYTRTGDDGTTGLSDFSRVSKNDARLEAYADCDEANAAIGVAVSLGRPDARTRDVLLQIQNDLFDAGADLSTPVVENPEYPPLRVRQDYIDRLEGWCDEFNENLPKLDSFILPGGTALSALLHVARTVTRRAERSAWRAVDQYGESINVLPAKYLNRLSDLLFILSRVANPDGDVKWQPGGQRA from the coding sequence ATGGCCGTGCACCTGACCCGCATCTATACCCGGACCGGCGACGATGGCACCACCGGGCTGAGTGACTTCAGCAGGGTCTCCAAGAACGACGCACGACTGGAGGCCTACGCCGACTGCGATGAGGCCAACGCGGCCATCGGTGTCGCGGTGTCGCTGGGCCGGCCCGATGCCCGGACCCGCGACGTCTTGCTGCAGATCCAGAACGACCTGTTCGACGCCGGCGCCGACCTGTCCACCCCGGTGGTCGAGAACCCCGAGTACCCGCCGCTTCGCGTCCGGCAGGACTACATCGACCGCCTCGAAGGCTGGTGCGATGAGTTCAACGAGAATCTGCCGAAGCTGGACTCGTTCATCCTGCCCGGCGGCACCGCGCTGTCGGCGCTACTGCATGTTGCGCGCACGGTCACTCGCCGCGCCGAGCGATCGGCCTGGCGGGCGGTCGACCAATACGGCGAATCCATCAACGTCCTGCCGGCGAAGTACCTCAACCGGCTGTCCGACCTGCTGTTCATCCTGTCGCGGGTGGCCAACCCGGACGGCGACGTCAAGTGGCAGCCCGGCGGGCAACGGGCCTAA
- the murA gene encoding UDP-N-acetylglucosamine 1-carboxyvinyltransferase, which produces MSDRFVVTGGSRLSGEVAVGGAKNSVLKLMAATLLAEGTSTITNCPDILDVPLMAEVLRGLGATVELDGSTVRITSPDEVKYDADFAAVRQFRASVCVLGPLVGRGKRAKVALPGGDAIGSRPLDMHQSGLRQLGARCNIEHGCVVAEADHLRGAEIQLEFPSVGATENILMAAVLAEGVTTIHNAAREPDIADICTMLNEMGAQVSGAGSSTLTITGVDRLYPTEHRVIGDRIVAATWGIAAAMTRGDISVTGVDPAHLQLVLHKLHDAGATVTQHDNGFRVVQYERPKAVNVATLPFPGFPTDLQPMAIGLACIAEGTSMITENVFEARFRFVEEMIRLGADARTDGHHAVVRGLPQLSSAPVWASDIRAGAGLVLAGLVADGDTEVHDVYHIDRGYPLFVENLVSLGAEVERVT; this is translated from the coding sequence GTGAGCGATCGATTCGTGGTGACGGGCGGAAGCCGGTTATCGGGTGAAGTCGCCGTCGGAGGAGCAAAGAACAGCGTGCTCAAGCTGATGGCGGCAACGCTGCTGGCCGAGGGCACCAGCACGATCACCAATTGTCCCGACATCCTCGACGTTCCCCTGATGGCGGAGGTGCTGCGCGGCCTGGGCGCGACGGTCGAGCTCGACGGATCGACGGTCCGGATCACCTCGCCGGATGAGGTCAAGTACGACGCGGACTTCGCCGCGGTCCGGCAGTTCCGCGCTTCGGTGTGTGTGCTGGGCCCGCTGGTGGGTCGAGGCAAGCGCGCCAAGGTGGCTCTTCCGGGCGGCGATGCGATCGGTTCGCGTCCGTTGGACATGCACCAGTCCGGTCTGCGTCAGCTCGGTGCCCGCTGCAACATCGAACACGGTTGTGTGGTCGCCGAGGCCGACCATCTGCGTGGCGCGGAGATCCAGTTGGAGTTCCCGTCGGTGGGCGCGACCGAGAACATCCTGATGGCGGCGGTGCTCGCCGAAGGTGTGACGACGATCCACAATGCGGCGCGCGAACCCGATATCGCCGACATCTGCACGATGCTCAACGAGATGGGCGCGCAGGTGTCCGGCGCCGGTTCGTCGACGTTGACCATCACCGGGGTGGATCGGCTCTATCCCACCGAGCACCGGGTGATCGGGGATCGCATCGTGGCGGCGACCTGGGGGATCGCCGCAGCGATGACCCGTGGGGATATCTCGGTGACGGGCGTGGACCCCGCACACTTGCAGTTGGTGCTGCACAAGTTGCACGACGCCGGCGCCACCGTGACTCAGCACGACAACGGATTCCGCGTGGTCCAGTACGAGCGGCCGAAGGCGGTCAACGTCGCCACCCTGCCGTTCCCAGGGTTTCCGACGGACCTGCAGCCGATGGCGATCGGGCTGGCCTGCATCGCCGAAGGCACGTCCATGATCACCGAGAACGTGTTCGAAGCGCGGTTCCGGTTCGTCGAGGAAATGATCCGGTTGGGTGCCGATGCACGCACCGACGGGCACCACGCCGTCGTGCGCGGTCTGCCGCAGCTGTCGAGTGCACCGGTGTGGGCGTCCGATATCCGGGCCGGCGCGGGCTTGGTGCTCGCCGGCCTGGTCGCCGATGGCGATACCGAGGTGCACGACGTCTACCACATCGATCGGGGCTACCCCTTGTTCGTGGAGAATCTGGTCAGTCTGGGTGCCGAGGTCGAGCGGGTAACCTGA
- a CDS encoding methylated-DNA--[protein]-cysteine S-methyltransferase: MTGMQYRTMDSPVGLLTLAGAGGRLEHLRMEDQTYEPSRHGWQSDESAFPEAVEQLTAYFAGTLTEFDLDLQFGGTPFQRRVWDALLTIPYGETRTYGEIAVQVGSPTAFRAVGLANGHNPIGIIVPCHRVIGANGSLTGYGGGLNRKRLLLDMEKSRSELALFD, from the coding sequence ATGACAGGCATGCAGTACCGAACCATGGACAGCCCGGTGGGGCTGTTGACGCTGGCCGGCGCGGGCGGTCGATTGGAGCATCTGCGGATGGAAGACCAGACCTATGAGCCGAGCCGGCACGGCTGGCAGTCCGACGAATCGGCCTTCCCCGAGGCGGTCGAGCAGCTGACGGCGTACTTTGCAGGCACGCTCACCGAGTTCGACCTGGACCTGCAATTCGGCGGAACACCGTTTCAGCGCCGCGTGTGGGACGCCCTGCTGACGATTCCCTACGGCGAGACCAGAACCTACGGCGAGATCGCAGTGCAGGTCGGCTCCCCGACCGCATTCCGCGCGGTGGGTTTGGCGAATGGACATAATCCGATCGGCATCATCGTCCCGTGCCATCGCGTTATCGGGGCCAACGGCAGCCTTACCGGTTATGGCGGCGGCCTGAATCGCAAAAGACTGCTATTGGATATGGAAAAGAGTCGCTCAGAATTAGCGTTATTCGACTGA
- a CDS encoding DNA-3-methyladenine glycosylase 2 family protein translates to MHDDFDSCYRAVQSKDARFDGWFVTAVLSTGIYCRPSCPVRPPLARNMEFYPTAAAAQKAGFRACKRCRPDASPGSPEWNVRGDVVARAMRLIADGTVDRCGVTGLADRLGYTTRQLERLLQAEVGANPLALARAQRSQTARVLIETTDLPFSDVAFAAGFSSIRQFNETVRTVSALTPTALRQRAHSRDAAERVGTDVLSLRLPVRAPFSYEGLFGHLAASAVPGVEEVRDGAYRRTLRLPSGSGVVALTPHPDHVQCRLIIEDFRDLSAAIARCRRLLDLDADPTAVVDALSQDPHLSAVVAKAPGQRIPRTVDEAELAVRVVLGQQVSVKAARTHAGRLVQAHGTPLATPDGGLTHVFPSTEQLTALDPNRLAMPASRRRTLTTLIAALAAGDVEVDAGADWNTARAQLGKLPGIGPWTTEVIAMRGFGDPDAFPVTDLGVRAAAKAVGLPTASDALLEHSARWRPWRAYVTQHLWTALDHAVNEWPPRPTKQETR, encoded by the coding sequence ATGCACGACGATTTCGACAGCTGCTACCGGGCGGTCCAGTCCAAGGACGCGCGGTTCGACGGCTGGTTCGTCACCGCCGTACTCAGCACCGGCATCTATTGCCGGCCCAGCTGCCCGGTGCGGCCACCGCTGGCCCGGAACATGGAGTTCTATCCGACCGCCGCGGCGGCGCAGAAGGCCGGCTTCCGGGCCTGTAAGCGCTGCCGTCCGGACGCTTCACCCGGCTCCCCGGAGTGGAACGTCCGCGGCGACGTGGTGGCCCGGGCAATGCGATTGATCGCCGACGGCACGGTGGACCGTTGCGGGGTGACCGGGCTCGCAGACCGCCTGGGATACACCACCCGCCAACTGGAGCGCCTGCTGCAGGCCGAGGTGGGTGCCAATCCACTCGCGCTGGCCCGGGCCCAACGCAGTCAAACCGCGCGGGTACTGATCGAGACCACCGACCTGCCGTTCAGCGATGTGGCATTCGCCGCGGGTTTCAGCAGTATCCGGCAGTTCAACGAGACCGTGCGGACGGTCAGTGCGCTCACCCCCACTGCGCTGCGGCAGCGTGCCCACAGCCGGGACGCCGCGGAGCGGGTCGGCACAGACGTGTTGTCGCTGCGCCTACCGGTGCGGGCACCGTTCTCCTATGAGGGGCTGTTCGGACATCTCGCGGCCAGCGCGGTGCCCGGTGTGGAGGAGGTCCGCGACGGTGCTTACCGGCGCACTCTGCGCCTGCCGTCCGGTTCGGGGGTGGTGGCGCTGACGCCGCACCCCGACCATGTGCAGTGTCGGTTGATCATCGAGGACTTCCGGGACCTGTCCGCCGCGATCGCGCGCTGCCGGCGGCTGCTGGATCTGGACGCCGATCCCACGGCCGTGGTGGACGCGCTGAGCCAGGACCCGCATCTGAGTGCGGTGGTGGCCAAGGCGCCCGGCCAGCGCATACCGCGCACCGTCGACGAGGCGGAGTTGGCGGTGCGCGTGGTGCTCGGCCAGCAGGTCTCCGTCAAGGCAGCCCGTACCCATGCGGGACGGCTGGTGCAGGCCCACGGCACGCCGCTGGCCACCCCCGACGGCGGCCTGACCCATGTCTTTCCCTCGACCGAGCAGTTGACCGCCCTGGACCCGAACCGGCTGGCCATGCCGGCTTCACGCCGCCGCACCCTGACCACCCTGATCGCCGCGCTGGCTGCCGGCGACGTCGAGGTGGACGCCGGCGCCGACTGGAACACCGCCAGGGCACAACTGGGCAAGCTCCCCGGAATCGGCCCGTGGACCACCGAGGTGATCGCCATGCGCGGATTCGGCGACCCCGACGCGTTCCCGGTCACCGATCTCGGCGTACGAGCGGCCGCCAAGGCCGTCGGTCTGCCCACCGCCTCGGACGCCCTGCTCGAGCACAGCGCCCGGTGGCGCCCGTGGCGGGCTTATGTGACACAACATCTGTGGACCGCGCTCGACCATGCCGTCAACGAGTGGCCGCCACGACCGACCAAGCAGGAGACACGATGA
- a CDS encoding TetR/AcrR family transcriptional regulator, whose translation MADEPAARRPGGRSARVRNQILTATAELVARDGIDHFRYEDVAELAGVHKTSVYRNWPDREALVVESLIHYVEDLASIADTGDIDHDLADYLLSLANALQTPFGRTLAHALQPARHSTIATLAKVLELRVAAMQQRVDTAVERGELPSVDSAFLGEMISGPVHLIVDRGSRPVTRADVERIVSVVLAGIRATARD comes from the coding sequence TTGGCCGACGAGCCGGCCGCGCGCCGCCCGGGCGGACGCAGTGCGCGAGTCAGGAACCAGATCCTCACGGCGACAGCCGAACTCGTTGCGCGCGACGGCATCGACCACTTCCGCTATGAGGATGTCGCCGAACTGGCGGGCGTACACAAGACCAGCGTTTACCGGAACTGGCCCGACCGTGAGGCGTTGGTGGTCGAATCCCTGATCCACTACGTGGAGGATCTGGCGTCCATCGCCGACACCGGGGACATCGACCACGATTTGGCCGACTACCTGTTGTCGCTTGCCAATGCGCTGCAGACACCGTTCGGACGGACGCTCGCGCACGCCCTCCAGCCGGCGCGCCACTCCACCATCGCAACGCTCGCCAAGGTGCTGGAGCTGCGGGTAGCGGCCATGCAGCAGCGGGTCGACACTGCCGTCGAACGTGGTGAACTGCCTTCGGTGGACAGCGCGTTTCTCGGCGAGATGATCTCCGGTCCGGTACATCTCATCGTCGACCGGGGCAGCCGGCCGGTGACCCGCGCAGATGTCGAGCGGATCGTCAGCGTCGTGTTGGCCGGCATCCGCGCCACCGCCAGAGACTAG
- a CDS encoding MFS transporter: MLTLANVLADVAIGSPLMVLPQLLEHFDTDQAAWLNVSAMLAGAIASPLLAKASDLFGKRRVLVGTLLGSCAGALVCLTAPNIWIFLAGRLLQGVAFAAVFLTVALVLQICAPPVAMAVIGLVTSGSAIVGIVEPFLMAPAIDAFGYRSVFVISALLAGTAALGVRWLIPESPIRGSGRIDVRGGVLLGGGLGAALAYLSLGRDVGWTSAGMIALLAAGVGALAGWAMLAVRCEEPVIDLKALRRPILMTLAALVLAAGAFRSMLQLISLIAQVPAEGGLGYGLGDGESIAALFAAPNIGIAVGGICAGWVAGRRGPAVPLLGGIAVGAAATFAMLTGIAVLPLAIACGMLLGLAAGAIGASGFSLATSLEAPDRQGTVAGLVSVVLALGSVVVNVAGAEILKAHRDANSLAGGSAVSTVTGVYLYVVMAGLLFVLAAVPATLLVRGAGRNRLASSRQPS, translated from the coding sequence GTGCTGACGCTGGCCAACGTGCTCGCCGATGTTGCGATCGGCTCACCGCTGATGGTTCTGCCCCAACTCTTGGAGCATTTCGACACCGACCAGGCCGCGTGGCTCAACGTCAGCGCCATGCTCGCGGGGGCCATCGCATCACCGCTGCTCGCAAAGGCGTCCGATCTGTTCGGCAAGCGTCGTGTTCTCGTCGGCACCCTGCTGGGCTCCTGTGCGGGAGCTCTGGTCTGCCTGACCGCCCCCAACATCTGGATATTTCTGGCCGGCCGCCTGCTGCAGGGCGTCGCCTTCGCCGCGGTCTTTCTCACCGTGGCCCTCGTGCTCCAGATATGCGCCCCGCCGGTCGCGATGGCCGTAATCGGGCTCGTGACCTCGGGGTCGGCGATCGTGGGAATCGTCGAACCCTTCCTGATGGCGCCCGCGATCGACGCATTCGGTTACCGCAGTGTGTTCGTCATATCGGCATTGCTCGCCGGGACCGCTGCACTGGGGGTGCGATGGCTCATTCCCGAGTCGCCGATCCGCGGCAGCGGGCGTATCGACGTGCGAGGCGGCGTGCTCCTCGGAGGCGGGCTCGGCGCAGCCCTCGCCTACCTCAGCCTCGGCAGGGACGTCGGATGGACGTCGGCGGGCATGATCGCGTTGCTAGCCGCGGGCGTCGGGGCCCTGGCCGGTTGGGCAATGCTCGCCGTGCGGTGCGAGGAACCGGTCATCGACCTGAAAGCACTCCGGCGTCCGATCCTGATGACGTTGGCAGCGCTCGTGCTGGCCGCGGGTGCGTTCCGGAGCATGCTGCAGCTGATCAGCCTCATCGCACAGGTGCCTGCCGAAGGTGGGCTCGGCTACGGGTTGGGCGACGGGGAATCGATCGCGGCCCTGTTTGCCGCACCGAACATCGGCATCGCCGTCGGTGGTATCTGCGCGGGTTGGGTGGCGGGGCGTCGCGGGCCGGCGGTGCCGCTGCTCGGCGGGATCGCCGTGGGGGCGGCGGCGACATTCGCCATGCTGACCGGTATCGCCGTACTCCCGCTGGCGATCGCCTGCGGCATGCTGCTCGGACTGGCGGCCGGAGCAATCGGCGCCTCCGGCTTCAGCCTGGCGACCAGTCTCGAAGCGCCTGACCGGCAGGGGACGGTCGCGGGTCTGGTGTCGGTCGTCCTTGCTCTCGGCTCGGTGGTGGTCAACGTCGCCGGAGCCGAGATCCTCAAAGCACACCGAGACGCGAACAGCCTGGCCGGTGGATCTGCGGTGAGCACCGTCACCGGTGTGTACCTCTATGTGGTGATGGCCGGACTGCTCTTCGTCCTGGCAGCCGTTCCCGCAACCCTGCTGGTGCGTGGTGCGGGCCGAAACCGTTTGGCATCGAGCCGGCAGCCATCCTGA
- a CDS encoding DedA family protein: MTTPAEAVQLDGAAGWAVDLMEHLGGPGAGLAIFVENLFPPIPSEVILPMAGFAARLGEMSLLGAIVWTTVGSVLGAWMLYALGAYLGPDRIRRIVSRMPLMDGEDVDKSRAWFAKHGSKAVFFGRMLPLFRSFISIPAGIDRMNFAVFTVLTLLGSLIWNSVFVLAGYLLGANWHRVEPYASALQYIVLAAVILGVGWSVRSRLKRPSGSDRAGDFSPAK, from the coding sequence ATGACCACGCCGGCTGAGGCGGTCCAACTCGACGGCGCGGCGGGGTGGGCCGTCGACCTGATGGAACATCTGGGTGGACCGGGCGCGGGGCTGGCCATCTTCGTCGAGAACCTCTTCCCGCCGATTCCCAGCGAGGTGATCCTGCCGATGGCGGGGTTCGCGGCCCGGCTCGGCGAAATGTCGCTACTCGGTGCGATCGTGTGGACCACGGTGGGTTCGGTGCTGGGGGCATGGATGCTGTACGCGCTGGGTGCCTACCTGGGGCCGGACCGCATCCGCCGCATCGTGTCCCGGATGCCGTTGATGGACGGCGAAGATGTCGACAAGAGCAGGGCGTGGTTCGCCAAGCACGGGTCCAAGGCGGTCTTCTTCGGGCGCATGCTGCCGTTGTTTCGCAGCTTCATCTCGATCCCGGCCGGGATCGATCGGATGAACTTTGCCGTGTTCACCGTGCTGACGCTGCTGGGCAGCCTCATCTGGAACTCGGTCTTCGTGCTGGCCGGCTACCTGTTGGGCGCGAACTGGCACCGAGTCGAACCGTACGCGTCCGCGCTGCAGTACATCGTCCTGGCGGCGGTCATCCTGGGCGTCGGCTGGTCGGTCCGGTCACGGTTGAAACGTCCGTCCGGTTCGGATCGTGCTGGGGATTTCTCCCCCGCGAAGTAG